A segment of the Lycium ferocissimum isolate CSIRO_LF1 chromosome 10, AGI_CSIRO_Lferr_CH_V1, whole genome shotgun sequence genome:
GATATCATGTAGATCACATTATCGAAGCATCATAACCTAATCAGATCTCATGTATAGGAATACATAACCAAATCATATATATTATCATGTTAATCTAACATCATAATATATTTCAGTTGGTTTCTGAGGCTTATCTATATAGACAAATTAATGGTCTCGTGGCCAACTTGGTCTTAATATAATTCATCTTTTCAGCTGACTTACCAAACTTATATTGATTTCGGTCCATATCCTAGTCTTTCTTATCATCGTTACTTTTATATTGATACATAGAGAATCGAGGACCATGCCTGTATATTCTAAATGCGCATATTTATAGTTATCGTACATCAAACGGGTACACAGAAGTTAAAATAATCTCATTCCTTATATATTTCCTGTTAATATGCAGGTCTAGTTAGTCTtgttacatatcaaaatcatagcATTGAGTATATGTAAAGTCCCACTAAAAGATTCTCAACATGTCTTTATGTGTTTGTAGCAAAACTCGGAAATGATCACTCAGAATAATTCAGATTTCTTCTTTAATTACTGCTTAATTTGGACCAATGGTCCCATTAAATTGAACCACTACTCGTGTTAGACATAGAAGGTACGCGCGCTTAGAAGAAATCCATTGGGGCTGTGTATCATTTGTGCCAATCTGGCCTGAATGGGCCAAGGTCAtgcttatttttcatttaaaggAAATTCGAATCTGAATTATTCATATCTTGGTTCATGAAATACATTTGTTTTTTCCTTTATGATCGATCACTTATTATTTGATCTTAATACATTTAAATCCGTCAGATCTTATATGGTCTTAGTTTAATACTCCCTCTactttaatttatgtggcatctTTCGAATTTCGAGGGTAAATCTTTAATCGTGATTTATAAATGAAATATTAGggtataaatataaaaaaataatactagttattatagtaatttattaatttagtaCTTGTGGCTTTCAAATATTGATATTGCCTACGGAAAATACAGTGTACACATTGTCCCAGCATAGTTCTACTATATAATAGACTGTTCGGCCAAATTTCTAAAATCAGTTCATTTTGAAaagtacaacaacaagaagtttCCACAAAGTGAGGTTTAGAGATGATAGAGTGTACCCAAACCTGACCCCCTACCGTGGGAGGTAAAGAGATTGTTTCCAGTAGACCCCGAcacattttgatttttttaaacaaaaaaaaatgtactttTGGTGAAGCAGTTTGTATTTGATCAATTCATTTAAAAAACTCTTTTGAGCAACAATTAGTATTTGATCAAAGTTTTAAAAAGTgctctaagtgtatttttccaaaagtttttggggaaaaacttacttttttagcttttgaaaaatatcTTCTGCTACTTTCCATAATCActtattttttcctaaaaacttgatcaaacacctcatttttttaaataagtatttttgacCTCCCAAAAACAAAGCCAAACAGGCTATGACCTAGTCACGTAATGGTTTCTCTGCGGAGCATATATAGAGCCGGTGAAAGTTGACTGAACGTGGATTAAGGCGGCTAGCCGACATAGAAAGGGGACAATCGAGGTTTCAAATCTAGCTGTACATCTGTTTTAATTGCCTTCTTTACGTTGGTCTGctgatatatttatttctttctttattgaTGCGTAAAAATAGTCGTATGGTCTCAGTCATGAGTTCGGATTTGTACCTAGGTTCATTGTTCACAGTTCcacaccaattttttttatgtataatgGATGATGTATTGGTTATCTGGTTGATATTTACGAGTTGCttggtagagagagagagagagagaaagaatgtgcctaatctttccttattaatttCACATTGGCTCTTTGCCGGTCAAGGTCAACAAACTCCATTTCCTTATTCGGTTGCTGACTCAGCTCGGTCTCTCTGATGGCTAATCATTATTGTTCATTAAGCTAAAGAGTATTTAATTACGTTAATTTCAAGATCTATATTTTCTCAAAGGCTCAATCTACTAATACAACCTATGTTAACATTTTATATGCTGTAAAATATATATTGCATGTAGTGttagaaaatcagaaaattttagagagaacaaaagagaaaataatactaataaaatcATTGCATTATTCTTTGCATTGAGAgtaattaaatttcattttacCCCCTTAATCTTTTGGGTTTGGAAAGCAATACCCCTTTTGCCTTTTGAACGAGATAAACCTCCTTAATCTACGGCTAGAAATGAATTGTTTCATGATAaatccattgcattattcaatAGATGATCATTTTTGGCattttaaaagaatttattaTCTCATTCTAAAGGTGAAGGGGATATTATTTTCTAAACCCAAATGGGTAAAGGGGTTATGTAAAATTTACTCTTGCATTAAAAAGAATATTCTATCATCCTTATACATCTTattctaaaagaaaaataaatatttacataacaccccacccccccacccccaatcCAGAAGCTTGGAAATTAAACTTAGATCGACGTATCAATACACTAACAAACAAAAACATACTAATATCAAGTGCAGAAGAAATCAAGATTCAACAACGAAAGAAACGTTTAATCTCAAGATATGAGTATCTTGACTTCATAATGAGAACAATATTAATAAGCATAATTAAGGTCGGTATAGGTCAAAGTTTTGACTCTTTATAGTCACAATTAAATGcaacaaaaatgacaaataattacaagaaatagaaaaagaaagagggagaaaaacaaaaagaaagaaatgaaaaattgaaTCATCTGTACAGAAAACAGATATAGCATACAGATTAAACCAGACGTTAAGGAGAGAGCAGAAGCAATTCAAATGGGCTCAGAATTGAAGACTTTTCATACAAAGAATTTGTAACTAGACATAGATTcagttttgttttttctttgatACTTAGCTGGCtgtttgttgttggttatgTTTTGCTGAGGCATCTCTGTGACTGAAGTGCTCTTTTTGTGTAAAAATTTTGGTCTGTTGGTATGATAATATTCACACTTTCACATATGTTAATAATGTTAcccccagaaaaaaaaaaaaaaaaaaaaaaaaggaaaatctgAGAAATGgaaattaatatattttgtaatttacAAAGACAGAATTCATCGATGCATTTCGCAGACGAAATCTGAAAAATGGAAAAGCAAAAGTACAAAATATTCCAAGAAAACAGACACAATATTGTGCACTGCCATATTGAAGATTAACAAGCCAGGTATAGTAATTCCCACGAACCAAACAAAGGAGAAAAAATAAAGCTATTGACTTCACACCttacaaagaaaaaataagagtaaaaaattaagctaaaatagaataattaattgtctccttcttcatcatcatcacatGGCTCTAACAGCTTGGAATCTTGGCTCTTTGGGTAGAAACTTCTGCTCAGTATAAACATTCATGTAATCACCAAACACAAAAGCTGGATAATTACTAATTAACTCCACCTTATTATCTTCCTTATTATGATTCTCCACAATTAGCTGAGGTGCTGGAGCAATAGTAGCTTTATAGGAAGGATTGTAAAAAGAAGCAATTGACCTCCTATTCCCATTTTCCTTAGCCAAAACACGATGCCAAACACTCTTATATTTCCCGTTACTAAGGACCTCAATTTGGTCACCCGTATTTATAACAATGGCGTTCTGGATAGGCTGAACGTCGATCCAAACGCCGTCTTTAAGGATTTGAAGACCATCCACTTGATCATCTTGAAAGAGCAAAATGACACCACCAGCATCAGTGTGTGCTCTTAGTCCGTTCACCATTTCGGGATTTGGGCATGGTGGATAGTGACTGACTTTAGTCCCGAAAAATGCGTTTTCTGATCCTTCTTCAGCTTCTTCTCCAATGTTATTGAAGGCTTTTTTGATGTAACCTTTTTGTAAACCTAAGTTCTCGTCCATTACTTGCATCACTCTCTCTGCTAGATTCTTCAGTTCTGATCGATACTCTTTCATTGTTTCCCtgtttatttaaataaaaatgtacACGTCTTGTTAGTGTAAATCATCGAAATGATAAAAGCATGTTCTTTATTACTAATTTATCTGGTTTTCCTCTTGATTACCAGAAAATGCAGTATTTTATATAAGTTGATGGAATCTTGTAGATAATATTATTGTTAATGTGAATCAATACTTGGCAAATCCTAACGACATTGCATTACTGACAGAAAAGACAatgagaaggaaaaaagaaaaaatctattggaatgaataattaatgttaagggtaaaacaagaaaaaaaaaattacctttctcttgatatgcttgagtggacaagtaaaagtgaaaatttatttttagtgtAGTGGATAAGtaaacaataattaaatattgtTTTTAGGTTACATATCCCACTCATTATGGGcagttacatatatatatatatatatatatatttatatttatattttaaggTAATCACCATCAATATATAGAAATgaaactcttttctatatatctTGTAGCTAGGTCTGATGGTTTGCAAGTTGCAACTTCTCAGATGCACATCTaattatttccatgtttatttaaaaatgaagaggaaaaaggtaaagatatttgaaaacaaaaagaggaaattcTTGTGAGATttatatttgtgaaaattcACCTGAATTGAGGAACATGGGAGGGCCATTCATTATCATCAGTGAGAAGGAATACATCTTCCCAGTCAACATTTTGAACTTTGCCATTGCTCTTATTCTTCTCCAGCTCATTCAGAAATTTCTCTGCTGTTGACTTGTTGAActtctcttctctttccttCTTGAAGCTCTCTGAGGAAACTCTCTTCACCTTCTCAAGGAGTTCCACAGGAATCCCATGATTCACCAACTGCgcaaatcataattaattattcaCACATTTCCATTGGCTTTAATTATActtgtatatacataaacattgTTCAAAGAAATAGCAATAATACAATATGCCTCCATCTTAAGAAATACTACTCATTTCGTTTCAATTCATATGGCATAGTTTGATTATATTGGACACGaactttaagaaagaaagagttttAATACGTATGGATattagacttttgaaacttattgtgatcttaaacatgattaacaagaaaataatgtcattctctttttttttaagagatagagtaaataaataagagaaaatacaataCCTGAAAGAATCCCCATTCTTCACAGCAAGTGGCAATCTGAGCAAGAGTCTTGGCTCTCTCGTCTCCATTAAGCTTTGAAAAATCAATAACTGGAATAGCCATTGGTTCAATTATAACAGAGTATAGAAGTATGAAAAAAAGAGgaataagagagaaaaataattcTAGAAAGTAAGAACagttctttgttttttttttttaggctggTACTGTTGTGTTATAGTATAGGAAACGATTACCATAGCCCTATTTATAGGCAAAACAATTTCAGCCACCTTGGATGTCAACTCTCTAAATAATTtattactttatttttcttttttacccaatattttaagaaataaacaaATTAAGAGAGTGTAGCCGCTAGAGTAAGTTAAGTTGGACGGTGACATGATATTAACTTATTAAAAAGGGTAAATGTCTTTTGAGTCATTGCTTGCCCATAATAGAAGCATTCTCGTCATGAGATATAATTAACGGTGCATTCCATCCCATAATAATacttaataatatttattaaataagTAGTTAAGGACATAAATaatatagtagtagtagtagtactgGTCCCTTTGAAtacatttgtatatacatgagTCTTCGTGGGCTGCGCTTGCATATTTGAATTCAACCATTGTAAGTTGGACAAAGATACACTAATTTATTAGCCAATTTGGCCAAACTTATTTTGAGATCAGAAGTGTTTATttttccaagaattttttttaattttggaacGGCAAGGCACTTAATTAACCGAGATTTTGGGTAAAAATTGAACGTTGAATAATAGTAGAATCTATTAAAAATAGCTTTGcctaaaagaagaaaacaaaggtggttttttttttaaaaattatgacATGCCCTAATtagcaaaatttatttttaccaAACTATTCTAACAATACATATAAAAAAACTAAACATATGCATTGTGGAGTGTCGGCAACATATTATGACCAAAGTCTCAAAAACATACTCCCTTTCTCTATTatgtagtttaaaaaaaaaaaaaattaattgacattaaaaaaaacttaattgaAGCATCTCCTAATTAAAAATTGTTCAAATCATTTATACATTTAAATGATTTGTAAAATGAATCTATTTTTGTCTCATATTGTAAAGTGAATCTTCACATGTCCTTTTTTGGCAATTTGATGCACAAAGTACATTTTAAAAAGATTGTTCAAATGTAAATTGCTTCTGAAACACTGACAAAAGTGTTTTTCATTTGCCAAACACAAACTATTATCACCCAAAGGTAACTATTTCTAAAACTccatttaaacaaaaaaaaaaaaaaaaaaagttaacatATTTTGAAAGCTTGGACAAATTGTCTCTAACTCAGAACTGTTACGTATTAGTCTTTTAATTAGCCAAAACAGAATATCTtaactcctttttttcttttttgtataatGAAAAATAAGGAATTATCTTTAACTCAAAAATGACATACCAATAAAGACATTCTTtaaatttgataaatatttgacattttaattCAAGGTCATAAGTTATATCAACACCGTTGGATATTCAGTGAATAATGTTAACGAATTTTAAAGAGTTTCAGTatgattaataataaaaaaaattaaaaaaagatgtAGTAATTGCTTCAGAAATTGTAATTTGAAAATGGCTGCCGACAGGCACCGTCATCATGTTGACCATACAGTTATCTTGCCAACCCCTTGCCTTTGACTTTTGATAAAGCACAACATGCTAATGTATGTAAAAGGGATCagttaattaaattaatctGCACTAATTCCTAGGCATAGTTTGAGGTCTAAGGAAGGAGGTAACtttgatttaaaatttaaatttaataccTAAAGTTGTCAACGCCTTAAGTTAATTTAGGCAAAGATGGGGTCTGAACTGAAACAATTaatgaaaaatagaataaaaattaaCTTTCTGGTAACATGTCAGAGACTTAAGAGATAATATAATTTGTACCTGAGCCACCTTCGGTTAACACTTTAAACTGAACACTTGTTGTATTTTAGACCATTGATTTTATTCTGAATGTCCGAATATTAGGGTTCATCATTAATGGTTACAGCTAATATTGACCGTATGATCAAGAACATAGGTTTTGGATTTTGTATTAATCATTGATGATACGTACTTTTATTAGTACCTTTCAGTCTCTTACCATCTGTATTTTGGTTATTCGATCAAATAATTGTTGACTTGTTTAttcgctatttttttttttttttatattgataGATGTTGTTGAAGCAGTGGCTTGATTCATCATATCGTAAGGCTCCATGCATGTGACTGTGAGTACAAAAAGTATCAATTGACCGAATGAGAACAATATTTGATCGTTTTATCATTTATGCAGGATTTTTATATGGAAGAGATAATTAAGCAAATAATAATTTCAGAAGAATTGCTTACAGGAAGCAAGTTATTGGAAAATATAATTGGCTAAAATTTTATAGAAGTATTAATTCTTTAATTTGCACATCACTACAAAAAGGTCACAGACGACAGTGAGAAAATTATTTGGAAAAAGGTCACATACCACAGTGAAAAATGAGAATATATCGCATAACTATTTATATAATTGCTGCCGCGGAAATTGTCATCGCATGCATTTTGGAAATAAACAGTCGAAGATagtcacaaaaaataaaagacaaaaaaatagTGTTATATGTACGTATTATAATTTAATTGATGATTGCAGATGTCTGTTGAGTagtgtttaccccgaatttaggtaatcaattgaatttataagtgaGGTATAGATTATGTGGataaactttaatctattttgggttGATGTGGAATATGTATGAATTCGTATGCAATAATATGTATGTGTAAATATATGTGTTGATGCCTTGAATAAATATGTAGATATTGATGATTAAGCTAATCATATTGAACGAACAAACAAAGCTAAGACGCCACTGATTCGGaccaaaagagagagagagagagagtgtttcaatatatattttctattacaatgttctagatctCAAAAAAccaacccctaaaagtagggaaatgtcctctatttatagttttgcctcaTGGGCCTTACATACAACACAAAGCctttttagaataaagaaacgctaaaaggataaggtaggaccgtacggtctgacacccgtacggttgTCGATGACAAAATGACGAACGGTCTTGACGCGTGGCGATTCCGCAACGGTTAACCGGACCAACGACCACGATCAATTCGGAC
Coding sequences within it:
- the LOC132034054 gene encoding 1-aminocyclopropane-1-carboxylate oxidase 5, which encodes MAIPVIDFSKLNGDERAKTLAQIATCCEEWGFFQLVNHGIPVELLEKVKRVSSESFKKEREEKFNKSTAEKFLNELEKNKSNGKVQNVDWEDVFLLTDDNEWPSHVPQFRETMKEYRSELKNLAERVMQVMDENLGLQKGYIKKAFNNIGEEAEEGSENAFFGTKVSHYPPCPNPEMVNGLRAHTDAGGVILLFQDDQVDGLQILKDGVWIDVQPIQNAIVINTGDQIEVLSNGKYKSVWHRVLAKENGNRRSIASFYNPSYKATIAPAPQLIVENHNKEDNKVELISNYPAFVFGDYMNVYTEQKFLPKEPRFQAVRAM